The DNA sequence GTTCCCCGGACGGCAAAAAATGGCAGGTACTGGTTGACAGGAAAAACAGCTTTGAAGACGTCCCCAATGATTATGTCGAACTCGCCCGGCCCCGGACCGTTCGGTACATCCGCTATAAAAACATCCATATTCCAACCCCTCACCTTTCCATTTCCGATCTGCGCGTGTTCGGCCTGGGTAATGGAAAGATTCCGGGGAAGGTACAGGGTTTAAGCGCGGACCGCCGTCCGGACCGGCGTGATGCACTCATTACCTGGGAAAAACAGGCTGGCTGCCAGGGATATAATGTGCGCTGGGGAATTGCCCCGGATAAATTATATAATTCCTGGCTGGTTTACGGGAGCAATTCCCTGGAACTGAAAAGCCTGTCCGTTAACCAGGAGTATTATTTTACCGTAGAAGCTTTCAACGAAAACGGCGTCGGGAAAAGCGCTGAAATCGTAAAGGCCGAATAATACCGCCATTCATGTCATGCCCGTTATGTCATGCCCGGCCTGGCAGATAAGCAAGGTTTCTGGCATTAAAGCAAGCTCTTGAAAAACTGGCCGTTAACTTCCTGTAACGCTTTTGTTAACCCCCTGGCCCTGAAACTGGCATAGTTTTCGTCAGAGAAGGGCATTATTAAAAAAAGCAATGAAAATGAAAAAAACACTGTTAATAGGCGCCCTGTTCCTGGCAGGAATGGGCGGCACGTATGCACAGGTAAATTACGGGGTAAAGGCTGGCGTTAATTTCGCTAACCTGAATTTTTCCGAAGACGTAGAGGATCTGGATCCCAGTACGCTCACGGGATTTCAGGCCGGTATATTTGCTAATGCCGAACTGGCCGAGAACTTTTCGGTACAACCGGAACTGCTGTATTCTGCCCAGGGATCCGTGCTTGCTGAGGAAGGTGACAATTCCTATAAATATAAACTCAGCTACCTGAGCCTCCCGGTAATGGCAAGGTACCAGTTCTGGGAAGGTTTTCGCCTGGAAGTAGGTCCCCAGCTGGGTTTGCTTTTGTCTGCAAAAAGTGTGCTTGATACGGACGGCGGTGAAGCAGAGGAAGATGTCAAGGACCAAACCAAGAGCATCGATTTTGGGCTGGCCGGCGGAGCAAGCTATCAGCTTCCCATGGGCATCGGCGTTTTTGCCAGGTATTACACCGGCCTGACAGATATCAGTGACGGCAACGAAACCGATATGACTACCAAAAATAACGTAGCCAGCGCAGGCCTGACCTATACGTTTTAACGACCATCTTCGGGAAGAAGTTAAAAAAACAGGGACAGCCCTGTTTTTCGTACTAAAAGAAACCCTGCCCATCCGCGGCGGGGTTTCTTGTTTTCCGACCTTTTTCAACATTCTCAACTTTAAAAAACGCCTTTTTCCGGCCTTTTTCGCGCTGTGCGAAATCTGAGGGCTGCAAACCGGGCAAGTTACCCAATTTGGTTTTACTAATTTTTTTAGGATAACGGATGGGTTTGTTATTTTTACCGCAGCAACCATACCTTATGTATATAACCTGTGAAGAAACCATCAATAACTTAAAACTGTACTCATGGGGCATTTGCCTGGAAGAGCCGGACGAAAGCAAAACGGGGGGACTCAGCTTATTTACGCTTTCAATACCTATAAACTGCTGGAGCAGGATGACGCGGAGCTGGAACGGAGTAAAAACCCCTTTGCTACCGTACTGCTAATTGCCAAGACTGCGTTGTCCGGGAAAAAGCTGGATGACAAAGCGCTTTACAAAATGAAAATAAAGCTGTTGAAAAACCTCGCAGGTCAACAGCTACCGAAGAAAAAGATTGAAGCGATAATGCTGTTTCTGACGCATTATATTCGTTTTGAGGATAAGGAGATGAACAGAAGCTTTGAACAATATAAAGACCCAATTAACCAAAAGGAGAAAAACAATGGGAATGAAAGAAGCAGTATGTGAAATGTATCGGCTGAATGGCTTGGATGAAGGCCTTGAAAAAGGAATTAGAAAAGGTCGTTTGGAAGCGAGGAGTGAAGTTGTCAGGAACTTGATCTCGCAGATGGACCTTGATGACCAGCAGGCTGCAAAGCTGGCCGGAGTTTCTGATTCTTTTGTCAAAAAAGTGCGCCGTAAGCTTAAACAGGAATCCCTTTGCTGATTCACGTGTAGCAAACAACTGTTATGGGGCATGTCTGCGGCTAAGTATAGCCAAGTTTTAATTTGGAATAGTTATAAATAAGGGCTATACTTGCAGTTCGGAGCAAAATCCAAGACTCGGGTATGAACTTATCGGAATTGCAGAAAGGTCAAACCGGAACCATATCGTCCTTTTCGGATGAAGAAATGTCGGTTAAGTTGATGGAAATGGGATGCCTGCCGGGAGAACCTGTGCGGGTGGATTACATTGCAGCATTTGGAGATCCCATGGCAGTTACCGTGGCAGGTTACCAATTGAGCATGCGTAAGAGTGAAGCAGCAACTATCATTTTAACGGCTATAGATTGAAAACCTTACTTAGGGTTGCCCTGATTGGCAATCCCAATACCGGAAAATCCACTGTTTTTAATGATCTTACCGGCCTTAATCAGAAGGTAGGCAATTTTCCCGGCGTCACCATTGATAAGAAAACAGGGCATTGCACACTTTCCGATACACATGTAGCGGAGGTAATTGATCTTCCGGGCATATACAGTCTATACCCCAAGGCAAAGGACGAAAAGATTGCCTTTGAAGTACTGGCGGATAAGAAAAACAAACTCTACCCGGACGCCGTCGTGGTAGTGGCTGATGCGTCTAACCTGAAGCGCAACTTGCTGCTTTTTACCCAGGTGGCTGACCTGAAGATCCCGGTTGTCCTGGCCCTGAACATGATTGATGTAGCGGAGAAGGCAGGGCTAAAGATTGATGTGGACAAGCTGGCCGGCAAACTGGGCGTACCGGTGGTGCCCTTGAACGCACGGAA is a window from the Anseongella ginsenosidimutans genome containing:
- a CDS encoding porin family protein, translated to MKKTLLIGALFLAGMGGTYAQVNYGVKAGVNFANLNFSEDVEDLDPSTLTGFQAGIFANAELAENFSVQPELLYSAQGSVLAEEGDNSYKYKLSYLSLPVMARYQFWEGFRLEVGPQLGLLLSAKSVLDTDGGEAEEDVKDQTKSIDFGLAGGASYQLPMGIGVFARYYTGLTDISDGNETDMTTKNNVASAGLTYTF
- a CDS encoding FeoA family protein yields the protein MNLSELQKGQTGTISSFSDEEMSVKLMEMGCLPGEPVRVDYIAAFGDPMAVTVAGYQLSMRKSEAATIILTAID